One region of Choristoneura fumiferana chromosome 3, NRCan_CFum_1, whole genome shotgun sequence genomic DNA includes:
- the LOC141426770 gene encoding uncharacterized protein, whose protein sequence is MESWLHDVKRVRIPRPKFATKYPVEPPKDYLEDCGGDLGGKQRQHDRKDLTKATEELRRSLQEKL, encoded by the coding sequence ATGGAAAGCTGGCTGCATGACGTGAAGCGGGTCCGTATCCCACGGCCAAAGTTCGCCACCAAGTATCCGGTGGAACCACCGAAGGACTATTTGGAGGATTGTGGGGGGGATTTGGGGGGCAAGCAACGGCAACATGACAGAAAAGACCTCACTAAAGCCACTGAAGAATTGCGCCGGTCGCTGCAGGAGAAGCTATGA